One Argiope bruennichi chromosome 5, qqArgBrue1.1, whole genome shotgun sequence DNA segment encodes these proteins:
- the LOC129968584 gene encoding fibroin heavy chain-like isoform X25, with translation MHQFSRLTFFFFILFLQGFSALGQNDATVEVISNFIGCLKQSGVFSYEQNEDLNLVLETAKMQRNKMGNRVTESKLKTIRMGVAGSIAETAVASPNGASPSLTSSVDNCLTSAMLQVTGQVDQTFRTEMSQIMQVVYNDEKNSVSSYGYGAGAGAGAGAGAGAGAGAGAGYGGGYGIGNGAGSGAGYGAGAGSAAGSGAGSGAGAGSGVGAGAGYGAGVGAGAGAGAGFGRGYGAGSGAGAGAGAGVGFGSGAGAGAGAGSGAGAGSGYGAGSGAGFGSGAGAGSGSGAGAGYGSGSGSGYGAGSGSGAGAGSGAGSGAGAGSGSSAGAGYGSGAGSGAGSGSGAGGGYGSGAGAGAGSGSGAGSGAGAGYGAGSGTGSGSGSGYGAGSGAGAGAGSGSGTGYGSGSGAGSGAGAGSGSGYGAGSGAGAGVGSGAGSGAGAGYGSGAGAGYGSGAGSGAGAGAGFGSGAGAGAGSGSGSGYGSGFGAGSGAGAGYGSGAGSGAGAGAGFGSGAGAGAGSGSGSGYGSGFGAGSGAGAGAGSGAGAGAGYGRGFGTGAGAGTGRGSGAGYGSGYGAGSGSGIGIGSGLGAGSGYGSGYGAGAGAGSGAGYGAGSGAGAGSGEGAGYGSGSGAGSGAGAGSGSGAGAGYGSGSGSGYGAGSGSGAGAGSGAGAGSGAGAGSGSGAGAASGAGAGSGSGAGAGYGSGAGSGAGYGSGAGAGAGSGSGAGYGSDSGAGSGAGAGSGSGYGAGSGAGAGAGSGAGSGAGAGYGSGAGAGYGSGAGSGAGAGTGFGSGAGAGAGSGSGAGYGSGFGAGSGAGAGAGSGAGAGAGYGRGFGTGAGYGAGSGAGAGAGTGRGSGAGYGSGYGAGSGSGIGIGSGLGAGSGYGSGYGAGAGAGSGAGYGAGSGAGAGSGAGAGSGAGSGSGSGAGAGYGSGSGSGYGGGSGSGAGAGSGAGAGSGAGAGSGSGAGAGSGAGAGSGSGAGAGYGSGAGSGAGYGSGAGAGVGSGSGASYGSGSGAGSGAGAGSGSGYGAGSGAGAGAGSGAGAGAGAGYGSGAAAGYGSGAGSGTGAGYGSGSGAGSGAGSGYGSGYGAGAGVGSGAGYGAGSGVGYGAGSGVGYGAGLGAGAGSGAGAGYGLGAGAGSGSGYGVGAGAGSGAGAGAGYGTGFGTGAGYGAGSGAGSGSGTGAGSGSGAGSGYGSGYGAGTGAGAGYGRGLGAAAGYGTGSGAGAGAGSGAGAGTGAGSGSGSGAGAGYGSGAGSGAGAGSGSGSGSGAGAGAGSGSGAGNGSGSGAGSGAGAGTGSGYGTGAGAGSGAGAGAGSGVGAGAGSGSGAGFGSSYGAGSGYGIGVGSGSGAGAGYGRGLGAGAGYGAGSGAGSGSGSGYGAGSGAGAGAGSGAGAGSGTGAGSGSGAGAGYGSGAGAGAGSGSGTGYGSGSGAGSGAGAGYGSGYGAGAGAGSGAGYGAGSGAGYGAGSGAGYGAGSGAGAGYGSGSGAGSGAGGGYGSGYGVGAGAGSGAGYGAGSGAGYGAGLGAGAGSGAGAGAGSGAGAGAGSGSGAGAGAGSGSGAGAGAGSGSGAGSGYGSGAGTGAGSGYGSGYGVGSGAGAGSGAGAGSGYGSGAGAGAGSGSGAGYGSGYGAGSGVGSGAGAGSGSGAGSGAGAGAGYGSGYGAGAGAGYGAGSGAGAGAGSGSGYGAGAGAGYGAGSGAGAGAGSGSGYGAGAGAGSGAGAGSGSGAGSGAGAGAGYGAGSGAGAGSGSGSGYGAGAGAGYGAGSGAGAGAGSGSGYGAGAGAGYGAGSGAGAGAGSGSGYGAGAGAGSGAGAGAGSGAGAGSGSGAGSGAGAGAGYGAGSGAGAGSGSGTGSGAGAGAGYGAGSGAGAGAGYGGGFGAGSGSGSGAGAGVGSGSGYGTGAGSGAGAGSGAGAGSGVGAGAGSGSGAGYGSGYGAGSGAGSSAGAGSGSGYGTGAGTGSGSGVGFGAGYGGGYGAGFGAGSGVGYGAGAGAGAGTGNVIGDAFAQEFTKNLLSSGVLTSETVTSSSAQATASSMAATAAQSLGLDANTANYLSNEMARMAASMAQSASDQAAFVQALSYNMGKLLAESGAINESTASSAASSASSSVTQTIRTYDLGGGAGYGGAAAAGAGASAAAGASASSSVSSSSGVGTANYGGYGYGTAGAATEAGAYSSALSGLASPEAVNRIVSNIGPIVYGGSSALSDVASNIISQVSASAYGASANDVVIQGLLELISILVHIINNCSIGPVNPNGADASLATVRQAMAPILG, from the exons ATGCATCAGTTTTCTCGATTAAcgttctttttcttcattttattcctTCAAGGGTTTTCGGCCCTAGGACAAAATGACGCTACAGTAGAAGTGATCTCAAACTTTATAGGGTGTTTGAAACAAAGCGGTGTGTTCTCATATGAACAAAATGAGGATCTGAACCTAGTCTTAGAAACGGCCAAAATGCAGAGAAATAAAATGGGAAACAGAGTAACAGAAAGCAAACTTAAAACAATAAGGATGGGTGTGGCTGGATCCATAGCTGAAACAGCAGTAGCTTCCCCGAATGGAGCTTCTCCGTCTTTGACAAGCAGCGTTGACAACTGTTTGACTAGCGCAATGCTCCAAGTGACTGGACAAGTAGATCAAACTTTCAGAACGGAAATGTCGCAAATCATGCAAGTAGTGTATAATGACGAAAAAAATTCTGTATCTTCATACGGATATGGCGCTGGCGCAGGAGCAGGAGCAGGAGCCGGTGCTGGTGCCGGAGCCGGAGCTGGAGCTGGATATGGAGGGGGGTACGGAATCGGTAACGGTGCTGGATCAGGCGCTGGATATGGAGCTGGAGCTGGATCAGCCGCAGGATCAGGAGCAGGTTCGGGAGCAGGAGCAGGTTCGGGAGTAGGAGCTGGAGCTGGATACGGTGCGGGAGTTGGTGCAGGTGCTGGAGCCGGAGCTGGATTTGGAAGAGGATATGGTGCTGGTTCGGGAGCTGGAGCTGGAGCAGGTGCTGGAGTGGGATTTGGATCTGGAGCAGGAGCCGGAGCTGGAGCTGGATCAGGTGCGGGAGCCGGAAGTGGTTACGGTGCTGGTTCTGGAGCTGGATTTGGATCAGGAGCTGGAGCTGGATCTGGATCAGGAGCTGGAGCTGGTTACGGATCGGGATCAGGAAGCGGTTATGGTGCTGGATCAGGTTCAGGAGCCGGAGCTGGTTCAGGTGCTGGATCGGGTGCCGGAGCGGGATCTGGATCAAGTGCTGGAGCTGGATACGGATCTGGCGCTGGATCAGGAGCTGGATCTGGATCAGGAGCGGGCGGTGGATACGGATCGGGTGCAGGAGCCGGAGCTGGGTCAGGTTCTGGAGCTGGATCAGGTGCCGGAGCAGGATACGGAGCAGGATCAGGTACTGGATCGGGATCTGGTAGCGGTTACGGTGCTGGATCAGGTGCCGGAGCCGGAGCTGGATCAGGTTCAGGAACCGGTTACGGAAGTGGTTCTGGAGCTGGATCCGGTGCTGGTGCGGGATCTGGAAGCGGTTATGGTGCTGGATCAGGTGCAGGTGCCGGAGTTGGTTCAGGTGCTGGATCGGGTGCAGGAGCCGGATATGGATCAGGTGCTGGGGCTGGATACGGATCTGGCGCTGGATCAGGTGCTGGAGCGGGAGCTGGATTCGGATCGGGTGCCGGAGCCGGAGCTGGGTCAGGTTCAGGGTCTGGTTACGGAAGTGGTTTTGGTGCTGGATCAGGTGCTGGGGCTGGATACGGATCTGGCGCTGGATCAGGTGCTGGAGCGGGAGCTGGATTCGGATCGGGTGCCGGAGCCGGAGCTGGGTCAGGTTCAGGGTCTGGTTACGGAAGTGGTTTTGGTGCTGGATCAGGTGCAGGAGCCGGAGCTGGATCAGGCGCAGGTGCGGGAGCTGGATACGGAAGAGGATTCGGTACTGGAGCTGGAGCTGGAACTGGGAGAGGTTCTGGAGCCGGTTACGGAAGTGGCTATGGAGCTGGTTCAGGTTCCGGAATTGGTATTGGTTCAGGATTAGGTGCTGGATCGGGATACGGAAGCGGTTATGGTGCCGGAGCTGGTGCTGGATCAGGTGCAGGATACGGAGCAGGTTCAGGTGCTGGAGCTGGATCGGGAGAAGGAGCTGGATATGGATCAGGTTCTGGAGCTGGATCAGGAGCTGGCGCAGGATCTGGATCAGGAGCTGGAGCTGGTTACGGATCGGGATCAGGAAGCGGTTATGGAGCTGGATCCGGTTCAGGAGCCGGAGCTGGTTCAGGTGCTGGAGCTGGATCGGGTGCAGGAGCGGGATCTGGCTCAGGTGCTGGAGCTGCATCGGGTGCAGGAGCAGGATCTGGCTCAGGTGCTGGAGCTGGATACGGATCTGGCGCTGGATCAGGTGCTGGATACGGATCGGGAGCCGGAGCCGGAGCTGGGTCAGGTTCAGGAGCCGGTTACGGAAGTGATTCTGGAGCTGGATCCGGTGCTGGAGCGGGATCTGGAAGCGGTTATGGTGCTGGATCTGGCGCAGGAGCAGGAGCTGGTTCAGGTGCTGGATCGGGTGCAGGAGCCGGATATGGATCAGGTGCTGGAGCTGGATACGGATCTGGCGCTGGATCAGGTGCTGGAGCGGGAACTGGATTCGGATCAGGTGCCGGAGCCGGAGCTGGGTCAGGTTCAGGAGCTGGTTACGGAAGTGGTTTTGGTGCTGGATCAGGTGCAGGAGCCGGAGCGGGATCAGGCGCAGGGGCGGGAGCTGGATACGGAAGAGGATTCGGTACTGGAGCCGGATATGGCGCTGGATCAGGAGCGGGAGCTGGAGCTGGAACTGGGAGAGGTTCTGGAGCCGGTTACGGAAGTGGCTATGGAGCTGGTTCAGGTTCCGGAATTGGTATTGGTTCAGGATTAGGTGCTGGATCGGGATACGGAAGTGGTTATGGTGCCGGAGCTGGTGCTGGATCAGGTGCAGGATACGGAGCAGGTTCAGGTGCTGGAGCTGGATCGGGAGCAGGAGCTGGATCAGGAGCTGGCTCAGGATCTGGATCAGGAGCTGGAGCTGGTTACGGATCGGGATCAGGAAGCGGTTATGGAGGTGGATCAGGTTCAGGAGCCGGAGCTGGATCAGGTGCTGGAGCTGGATCGGGTGCAGGAGCGGGATCTGGCTCAGGTGCTGGAGCTGGATCGGGTGCAGGAGCAGGATCTGGCTCAGGTGCTGGAGCTGGATACGGATCTGGCGCTGGATCAGGTGCTGGATACGGATCGGGAGCCGGAGCCGGAGTTGGGTCAGGTTCAGGAGCCAGTTACGGAAGTGGTTCTGGAGCTGGATCCGGTGCTGGAGCGGGATCTGGAAGCGGTTATGGTGCTGGATCTGGCGCAGGAGCAGGAGCTGGTTCAGGTGCTGGAGCGGGTGCAGGAGCCGGATATGGATCAGGTGCTGCAGCTGGTTACGGATCTGGCGCTGGATCAGGTACAGGAGCTGGTTACGGAAGTGGTTCTGGTGCTGGATCAGGTGCAGGATCGGGATACGGAAGCGGTTATGGTGCCGGAGCCGGAGTTGGATCAGGTGCAGGATACGGAGCAGGATCAGGTGTAGGCTACGGAGCAGGATCAGGTGTAGGCTACGGAGCAGGATTAGGTGCTGGAGCTGGATCGGGAGCAGGAGCTGGATATGGATTGGGTGCCGGAGCGGGATCAGGAAGTGGATATGGTGTTGGAGCCGGAGCTGGATCAGGCGCAGGAGCTGGAGCTGGATACGGAACAGGATTTGGCACTGGAGCCGGATATGGCGCTGGATCAGGTGCTGGTTCAGGATCCGGAACAGGAGCTGGTTCAGGATCAGGTGCTGGATCGGGATATGGAAGCGGTTATGGTGCTGGAACAGGTGCTGGAGCTGGATATGGAAGAGGATTAGGTGCTGCAGCCGGATATGGCACTGGATCAGGTGCAGGTGCCGGAGCTGGTTCAGGTGCTGGAGCTGGAACGGGAGCAGGATCCGGATCTGGGTCGGGTGCTGGTGCTGGATACGGATCTGGCGCAGGATCAGGAGCTGGAGCTGGATCTGGATCAGGATCAGGATCGGGAGCAGGAGCCGGAGCTGGGTCAGGTTCTGGAGCCGGTAACGGAAGTGGTTCTGGAGCTGGATCAGGTGCCGGAGCGGGAACTGGAAGTGGATATGGTACTGGAGCCGGCGCTGGATCAGGTGCAGGGGCCGGAGCTGGATCGGGCGTAGGTGCGGGAGCTGGATCAGGTTCTGGAGCCGGTTTTGGAAGTTCCTATGGTGCTGGTTCAGGATACGGAATTGGTGTTGGTTCAGGATCAGGTGCTGGAGCTGGATACGGAAGAGGATTAGGTGCTGGAGCCGGATATGGAGCTGGATCAGGTGCAGGATCGGGATCTGGTAGCGGTTACGGAGCGGGATCAG GTGCAGGAGCCGGAGCTGGATCAGGTGCTGGAGCTGGATCAGGAACTGGAGCTGGATCTGGATCGGGAGCGGGAGCTGGATACGGATCGGGTGCAGGAGCCGGAGCTGGGTCAGGTTCTGGAACCGGTTACGGAAGTGGTTCTGGAGCTGGATCAGGTGCCGGAGCTGGATACGGAAGCGGCTATGGTGCCGGAGCCGGTGCTGGATCAGGTGCAGGATACGGAGCAGGATCAGGTGCAGGCTACGGAGCAGGATCAG GTGCAGGCTACGGAGCAGGATCAGGTGCTGGAGCCGGTTACGGAAGTGGTTCTGGAGCTGGATCAGGTGCCGGAGGTGGATACGGAAGCGGTTATGGTGTCGGAGCCGGTGCTGGATCAGGTGCAGGATACGGAGCAGGATCAGGTGCAGGCTACGGAGCAGGATTAGGTGCTGGAGCTGGATCGGGAGCAGGAGCTGGTGCTGGATCAGGTGCTGGAGCGGGAGCTGGATCTGGATCAGGTGCTGGAGCGGGAGCTGGATCTGGATCAGGTGCTGGAGCGGGAGCTGGATCTGGATCAGGGGCGGGATCTGGATACGGATCAGGTGCCGGTACTGGAGCTGGGTCTGGTTACGGAAGTGGCTATGGAGTTGGTTCAGGTGCTGGAGCTGGATCTGGCGCTGGAGCAGGATCTGGATATGGATCGGGTGCCGGTGCCGGAGCAGGGTCTGGTTCTGGAGCCGGTTACGGAAGCGGATATGGTGCTGGTTCTGGAGTTGGATCAGGTGCAGGAGCAGGATCTGGATCAGGCGCTGGATCAGGTGCTGGAGCCGGAGCAGGATATGGAAGCGGTTATGGTGCTGGAGCTGGAGCAGGTTATGGTGCGGGATCAGGTGCTGGAGCCGGAGCAGGATCTGGAAGCGGTTATGGTGCTGGAGCTGGAGCAGGTTATGGTGCGGGATCAGGTGCTGGAGCCGGAGCGGGATCTGGCAGCGGTTATGGTGCTGGAGCTGGCGCTGGATCAGGTGCAGGAGCAGGATCTGGATCAGGCGCTGGATCAGGTGCGGGAGCTGGAGCAGGTTATGGTGCGGGATCAGGTGCAGGAGCAGGATCTGGATCTGGAAGCGGTTATGGTGCTGGAGCTGGAGCAGGTTATGGTGCGGGATCAGGTGCTGGAGCCGGAGCAGGATCTGGAAGCGGTTATGGTGCTGGAGCTGGAGCAGGTTATGGTGCGGGATCAGGTGCTGGAGCCGGAGCGGGATCTGGAAGCGGTTATGGTGCTGGAGCTGGCGCTGGATCAGGTGCAGGAGCTGGCGCTGGATCAGGTGCAGGAGCAGGATCTGGATCAGGCGCTGGATCAGGTGCGGGAGCTGGAGCAGGTTATGGTGCGGGATCAGGTGCAGGAGCAGGATCTGGATCAGGCACTGGATCAGGTGCGGGAGCTGGAGCAGGTTATGGTGCGGGATCAGGTGCTGGAGCCGGAGCTGGATATGGTGGAGGTTTTGGTGCTGGTTCAGGATCTGGATCGGGTGCTGGTGCTGGTGTGGGATCTGGAAGTGGTTATGGCACTGGAGCCGGATCTGGAGCAGGAGCTGGATCTGGTGCAGGTGCTGGATCTGGGGTAGGAGCCGGAGCTGGATCAGGTTCTGGAGCCGGTTATGGAAGTGGCTATGGTGCTGGTTCTGGAGCTGGATCAAGTGCTGGAGCGGGATCTGGAAGCGGTTATGGAACTGGAGCGGGAACTGGCTCTGGATCAGGTGTTGGTTTTGGAGCCGGATACGGAGGAGGTTACGGTGCTGGTTTCGGAGCTGGAAGCGGCGTCGGATATGGTGCTGGCGCAGGAGCTGGTGCAGGAACTGGTAATGTCATTGGAGATGCCTTTGCTCAAGAGTTTACCAAGAATTTACTATCCTCGGGTGTTTTAACCTCTGAAACTGTAACTTCCTCTTCTGCTCAAGCGACTGCATCCTCAATGGCTGCTACTGCAGCTCAAAGCTTGGGCTTGGATGCTAATACGGCTAACTACTTGTCTAACGAAATGGCCAGAATGGCTGCTTCCATGGCACAGAGTGCTAGCGACCAGGCTGCTTTTGTTCAGGCTCTGTCGTATAACATGGGAAAACTTCTTGCGGAATCTGGTGCGATTAATGAAAGTACAGCGTCATCTGCTGCCTCAAGCGCCTCTTCTTCGGTAACCCAAACTATAAGAACTTACGATCTTGGAGGAGGAGCTGGATACGGTGGCGCAGCGGCAGCTGGCGCTGGTGCATCAGCTGCGGCTGGAGCTTCAGCATCTTCAAGTGTCTCGTCTTCTAGTGGAGTTGGTACTGCAAATTACGGTGGATATGGATATGGAACGGCTGGTGCAGCAACAGAAGCTGGTGCGTATAGTAGTGCACTGAGTGGTCTGGCATCCCCTGAAGCGGTAAATAGAATAGTGTCTAACATTGGACCTATTGTATATGGTGGTTCGTCCGCTCTATCCGATGTAGCATCAAATATTATCTCCCAAGTTAGCGCTTCTGCTTATGGTGCCTCTGCTAATGACGTTGTAATCCAAGGTTTGCTGGAATTGATTTCTATTCttgttcatataataaataattgctcCATTGGTCCTGTTAACCCAAATGGAGCTGATGCATCTCTGGCTACTGTCAGACAGGCAATGGCGCCTATTCTTGGTTAA